One genomic window of Thermococcus indicus includes the following:
- the gdhA gene encoding glutamate dehydrogenase: MVEIDPFEMAVQQLERAAQFMDISEEALEWLKKPMRIVEVSVPLEMDDGSVKVFTGFRVQHNWARGPTKGGIRWHPAETLSTVKALATWMTWKVAVVDLPYGGGKGGIIVNPKELSEREKERLARNYIRAIYDVISPYTDIPAPDVYTNPQIMAWMMDEYEVISRRKVPSFGIITGKPPGVGGIVARMDATARGAAFTVREAAKALGMDLKDKTIAIQGYGNAGYYMAKIMSEEYGMKVVAVSDSKGGIYNPDGLNADEVLEWKRKNGSVKDFPGATNITNEELLELEVDVLAPSAIEGVITKDNADKIKAKIVAELANGPTTPEADEILHEKGVLIIPDFLCNAGGVTVSYFEWVQNINGFYWTVEETRKRLDDKMTKAFWDVYNTHKEKNIPMRDAAYVVSVQRVYDAMKHRGWVKK; this comes from the coding sequence ATGGTCGAGATTGACCCCTTTGAGATGGCCGTTCAGCAGCTCGAGAGGGCTGCCCAGTTCATGGACATAAGCGAAGAGGCCCTCGAGTGGCTCAAGAAGCCCATGAGGATTGTTGAGGTCTCAGTTCCGCTCGAGATGGACGACGGTTCTGTTAAGGTTTTCACCGGTTTCCGCGTTCAGCACAACTGGGCCCGCGGTCCGACCAAGGGTGGTATAAGGTGGCACCCGGCCGAGACCCTCAGCACCGTTAAGGCCCTCGCCACTTGGATGACCTGGAAGGTTGCCGTTGTTGACCTCCCCTACGGTGGAGGTAAGGGTGGTATCATCGTTAACCCGAAGGAGCTCAGCGAGAGGGAGAAGGAGAGGCTCGCCAGGAACTACATAAGGGCCATCTACGACGTCATCAGCCCGTACACCGACATTCCGGCTCCTGACGTTTACACCAACCCGCAGATCATGGCCTGGATGATGGACGAGTACGAGGTCATCAGCAGGAGGAAGGTCCCGAGCTTCGGTATCATCACCGGTAAGCCGCCCGGAGTTGGCGGTATCGTCGCCAGGATGGACGCCACCGCCAGGGGCGCTGCCTTCACCGTCCGTGAGGCCGCCAAGGCCCTCGGCATGGACCTCAAGGACAAGACCATCGCCATCCAGGGTTACGGTAACGCCGGCTACTACATGGCCAAGATCATGAGTGAGGAGTACGGCATGAAGGTCGTCGCCGTCAGCGACAGCAAGGGCGGCATCTACAACCCGGACGGCCTCAACGCCGATGAGGTCCTTGAGTGGAAGAGGAAGAACGGCAGCGTTAAGGACTTCCCGGGAGCCACCAACATCACCAACGAAGAGCTCCTTGAGCTCGAAGTCGACGTCCTCGCCCCGAGCGCCATCGAGGGTGTCATCACCAAGGACAACGCCGACAAGATCAAGGCCAAGATCGTCGCCGAGCTCGCCAACGGTCCGACCACCCCGGAGGCCGACGAGATCCTCCACGAGAAGGGCGTCCTCATCATACCGGACTTCCTCTGTAACGCCGGCGGTGTTACCGTCAGCTACTTCGAGTGGGTCCAGAACATCAACGGCTTCTACTGGACCGTCGAGGAGACTAGGAAGAGGCTCGACGACAAGATGACCAAGGCCTTCTGGGACGTCTACAACACCCACAAGGAGAAGAACATCCCGATGAGGGATGCCGCCTACGTCGTCTCAGTCCAGAGGGTCTACGACGCCATGAAGCACCGCGGATGGGTGAAGAAGTGA
- a CDS encoding potassium channel family protein, which translates to MGELDDLEVELVSFRTFFHEFLRVLYYVKGILLGLFGTIALFGVLLSFWEKMPLGSGVYLAFITAFTVGYGDMTPQTPWGKLVCAVVLPILGMVLTGVMVAAAVQAIGRLYKMTPQKQR; encoded by the coding sequence ATGGGGGAGCTGGACGACCTTGAGGTCGAGCTCGTGAGCTTCCGCACTTTTTTCCATGAATTTTTGAGGGTCCTCTACTACGTCAAGGGCATACTCCTCGGCCTGTTTGGGACGATAGCGCTCTTCGGAGTGCTACTCTCGTTCTGGGAGAAGATGCCCCTCGGAAGCGGTGTTTACCTTGCGTTCATAACAGCATTCACGGTGGGCTACGGTGACATGACCCCTCAAACTCCCTGGGGAAAGCTCGTCTGTGCCGTTGTTCTCCCGATACTGGGAATGGTGCTTACGGGTGTCATGGTGGCGGCCGCGGTTCAGGCCATCGGAAGGCTCTACAAGATGACACCTCAGAAACAGAGGTGA
- the psmB gene encoding archaeal proteasome endopeptidase complex subunit beta, translating to MTEKLKGTTTVGIVCKDGVVLAADRRASLGNMVLSENVTKVFWIDDHLVLAGAGSVGDILSLVRLLRAEAKLYRAKVGKEMSVKALATLTSNVLHGSRFMPYFGWFLVAGHTGKPGLYSVDMAGGVTEDRFTAAGSGMEFAFSILEAEFKEEMTLEEGVKLALKAIKAATRRDVFTGGGVTLVTVTDEGYKEWSEEELKGLLE from the coding sequence TTGACTGAAAAGCTAAAGGGAACGACTACGGTCGGCATTGTATGTAAGGACGGCGTAGTCCTGGCAGCGGACAGAAGGGCATCGCTGGGCAACATGGTGCTCTCAGAGAACGTTACCAAGGTCTTCTGGATAGACGACCACCTGGTCCTGGCCGGTGCCGGCAGCGTCGGCGATATTCTCAGCCTCGTCAGGCTTCTGAGGGCCGAGGCCAAACTCTACCGGGCCAAGGTGGGTAAGGAGATGAGCGTTAAGGCCCTCGCGACCCTGACTTCTAACGTGCTTCACGGGAGCAGGTTCATGCCGTACTTTGGGTGGTTTCTCGTAGCGGGCCACACCGGAAAGCCCGGGCTTTATTCGGTGGACATGGCCGGCGGGGTTACCGAGGACAGGTTCACGGCCGCCGGCTCGGGCATGGAATTCGCCTTCTCGATACTTGAGGCGGAGTTTAAGGAGGAGATGACTCTGGAAGAGGGCGTTAAGCTCGCGCTCAAGGCAATAAAAGCCGCCACCAGGAGGGACGTCTTCACTGGCGGTGGAGTTACACTCGTTACCGTCACGGATGAAGGATACAAAGAATGGAGCGAGGAGGAACTGAAGGGTCTTCTGGAATGA
- a CDS encoding beta-CASP ribonuclease aCPSF1 has protein sequence MIRRETFVEDILRDIKAVISQMVPPEARITDVEFEGPELVIYVKNPEAIMRDGELIKNLAKVLKKRISVRPDPDVLLPPEKAEDMIKALVPAEAEITNISFDPSVGEVIIEAKKPGLVIGKNGETLRLITQKVHWAPRVVRTPPLQSQTIYSIRQILQAEAKDRRKFLRQAGRNIYRKPEVKSDWIRITGLGGFREVGRSALLVQTNESYVLVDFGVNIAAMRDPKKAFPHFEAPEFRYVLDAGLLDAIIITHAHLDHSGMLPYLFRYKLFDGPIYTTPPTRDLMVLLQQDFIEIQKMNGVEPLYRPRDIKEVIKHTITLDYGEVRDIAPDMRLTLHNAGHILGSSIVHLHIGNGLHNIAITGDFKFIPTRLFEPAVSRFPRLETLVMESTYGGSNDYQMPREEAEKRLIEVIHQTIRRGGKVLIPAMAVGRAQEIMMVLEEYARIGGLEVPIYLDGMIWEATAIHTAYPEYLSRHLREQIFHEGYNPFLNPIFKSVANSRERQDIIDSGEPAIIIATSGMLVGGPSVEYFKQLASDPKNSMVFVSYQAEGTLGRQVQRGLREIPLVGEGGKTEVVNVNMEVHTIDGFSGHADRRELISYIARLRPRPERVITVHGEAHKCLDLSTSIHKKFGLSTRAPNNLDAIRLK, from the coding sequence GTGATAAGAAGAGAGACCTTCGTCGAGGATATACTACGCGACATAAAAGCTGTAATAAGCCAGATGGTTCCGCCAGAGGCAAGGATAACCGACGTTGAGTTCGAGGGTCCCGAGCTGGTCATATACGTCAAGAACCCGGAGGCTATAATGCGGGACGGGGAACTGATAAAGAACCTCGCCAAGGTTCTTAAAAAGCGCATAAGCGTCCGCCCCGACCCGGATGTTCTCCTCCCACCGGAAAAGGCGGAGGACATGATAAAGGCCCTGGTTCCGGCAGAGGCGGAGATAACCAACATAAGCTTCGACCCGTCCGTCGGTGAGGTCATCATAGAGGCCAAGAAGCCGGGTCTGGTTATCGGGAAGAACGGCGAAACCCTGAGGCTCATAACCCAGAAGGTTCACTGGGCGCCGAGGGTCGTCAGAACCCCTCCGCTCCAGAGCCAGACCATCTACTCGATAAGGCAGATACTCCAGGCGGAGGCGAAGGACAGGAGAAAGTTCCTCCGCCAGGCGGGCAGGAACATATACCGCAAGCCGGAGGTCAAGAGCGATTGGATACGCATAACCGGTCTGGGAGGCTTCCGTGAGGTTGGAAGAAGTGCCCTCCTTGTCCAGACCAACGAGAGCTACGTTCTGGTTGACTTCGGTGTCAACATAGCAGCTATGCGCGACCCCAAAAAGGCCTTCCCGCACTTTGAGGCCCCGGAGTTCCGCTACGTCCTCGACGCGGGCCTCCTGGATGCCATCATCATAACCCACGCCCACCTTGACCACAGCGGAATGCTGCCCTACCTCTTCCGCTACAAGCTCTTCGACGGGCCGATATACACGACCCCCCCGACGAGAGACCTGATGGTTCTCCTCCAGCAGGACTTCATCGAGATTCAGAAGATGAACGGTGTCGAGCCCCTCTACAGGCCGAGGGACATCAAAGAGGTCATAAAGCACACGATAACCCTCGACTACGGTGAAGTTAGGGACATAGCCCCCGACATGAGGCTTACCCTTCACAACGCCGGCCACATACTCGGCTCTTCCATAGTGCACCTCCACATAGGCAACGGGCTCCACAACATAGCCATAACCGGCGACTTCAAGTTCATCCCGACCAGGCTCTTCGAACCGGCAGTGAGCAGGTTCCCGCGCCTTGAGACCCTCGTCATGGAGTCCACCTACGGTGGAAGCAACGACTACCAGATGCCCAGGGAGGAGGCGGAGAAGAGGCTCATAGAGGTCATCCACCAGACCATCAGGCGCGGCGGAAAGGTGCTCATTCCAGCCATGGCCGTCGGTAGGGCGCAGGAGATAATGATGGTACTCGAGGAGTACGCAAGGATAGGCGGCCTCGAGGTTCCGATTTACCTGGACGGTATGATATGGGAGGCGACTGCCATACACACCGCCTATCCAGAGTACCTCAGCAGGCACCTGCGCGAGCAGATATTCCACGAGGGCTACAACCCGTTCCTCAACCCGATATTCAAGAGCGTAGCCAACTCACGCGAGAGGCAGGACATCATAGACTCCGGCGAGCCGGCCATAATCATAGCCACCTCGGGCATGCTCGTCGGCGGACCGAGCGTCGAGTACTTCAAGCAGCTCGCCTCGGATCCGAAGAACAGCATGGTCTTCGTGAGCTACCAGGCGGAGGGAACCCTCGGAAGGCAGGTGCAGCGCGGCCTCCGCGAGATACCACTCGTCGGAGAGGGCGGAAAGACGGAGGTAGTCAACGTCAACATGGAGGTTCACACCATAGACGGCTTCTCCGGTCACGCCGACAGGAGGGAGCTCATAAGCTACATAGCCCGCCTAAGGCCCAGGCCGGAGCGCGTCATAACCGTCCACGGCGAGGCCCACAAGTGCCTCGACCTCAGCACGAGCATACACAAGAAGTTCGGCCTCTCAACGCGCGCTCCGAACAACCTCGACGCCATAAGGCTCAAGTGA
- a CDS encoding pyridoxal-phosphate dependent enzyme gives MKVRCPSCGRLYSSLIPPSCSCGERLEISYDYEKVDPSRWRNREPGVWRYRELLPDVPEVVSLREGGTPLIRAKLGRELGLNVFIKDETRNPTGSFRDRLATVAVSYGLPHAENGFVVASNGNAAASLAAYAARAGRPAYTVVPKLVEQGKLNQIVALGAKIIRYGESVDEGISYAEGLAEGKGLYNVTPESNLVGLEGQKTLAFELWEDLNPTHVIVPTGSGSNLYSIYKGFRELIAVGAVEEMPKLIAVQAEKCSPIASEVLGVEPRAELTKALALYVKSPVMKELALDAIHASGGTAVLVGEDELDLGQRLLAGEGIFAEYASSVIVPALLKLAEENYFERDDRIALIVTSSGLKGHYSESREKFSVGGTKLEILKLLSGRSMYGYEIWESLEKPLKYQAVYQHLRELESMGLIEETHRKGRRVYYGLTERGRRFLETLG, from the coding sequence ATGAAGGTCCGCTGTCCTAGCTGCGGGCGCCTCTATTCTTCCCTTATTCCCCCGAGTTGCTCCTGCGGGGAGCGTCTGGAGATATCCTACGATTACGAGAAAGTTGATCCTTCCAGGTGGCGGAACCGTGAACCGGGCGTCTGGAGATACAGGGAGCTTCTGCCGGACGTCCCCGAGGTCGTGAGCCTTCGGGAGGGGGGCACGCCCCTCATAAGGGCCAAACTCGGCCGCGAGCTTGGACTCAACGTCTTCATCAAGGACGAGACCAGGAACCCCACCGGCTCTTTCAGGGACCGTCTCGCGACTGTCGCAGTCTCTTATGGCCTCCCTCACGCAGAAAACGGCTTTGTGGTGGCGAGCAATGGGAACGCGGCAGCTTCCCTTGCCGCGTATGCCGCAAGGGCTGGCAGACCCGCCTACACCGTCGTGCCAAAGCTCGTGGAGCAGGGCAAGCTCAATCAGATAGTGGCCCTCGGGGCGAAGATCATAAGATACGGGGAGAGCGTGGACGAGGGCATAAGCTACGCGGAGGGGCTCGCGGAGGGCAAGGGACTCTACAACGTCACCCCCGAGAGCAACCTCGTCGGTCTGGAGGGGCAGAAAACGCTGGCCTTCGAGCTCTGGGAGGATTTGAACCCGACGCACGTGATAGTCCCGACCGGAAGCGGCAGCAACCTCTACAGCATCTACAAAGGCTTCAGGGAGCTCATCGCGGTGGGTGCGGTTGAAGAGATGCCGAAACTGATCGCCGTTCAGGCCGAGAAGTGCTCCCCCATAGCAAGCGAGGTGCTGGGCGTTGAGCCGCGGGCCGAGCTGACCAAGGCGCTGGCCCTGTATGTGAAGAGCCCCGTCATGAAAGAGCTCGCCCTGGATGCTATACACGCCAGTGGGGGGACCGCTGTTCTCGTCGGCGAGGACGAGCTTGACCTGGGGCAGCGGCTCCTTGCAGGGGAGGGGATATTCGCGGAGTACGCCTCCTCGGTTATCGTCCCGGCACTCCTCAAACTGGCGGAGGAGAATTATTTCGAACGTGACGACAGGATAGCCCTTATAGTGACAAGTTCAGGCCTCAAAGGGCATTACTCCGAGAGCAGGGAGAAGTTCAGCGTCGGCGGAACCAAGCTCGAGATACTGAAGCTGCTGAGCGGGAGGAGCATGTACGGCTATGAGATATGGGAGTCACTGGAGAAGCCGCTCAAGTACCAGGCCGTTTACCAGCATCTGCGCGAGCTCGAGAGCATGGGGCTTATCGAGGAGACCCACAGAAAGGGGAGACGGGTCTATTACGGGCTGACGGAGAGGGGCAGGAGGTTCCTCGAGACCCTCGGGTAG
- the rpiA gene encoding ribose-5-phosphate isomerase RpiA has translation MEELKRSVAKEALKFIEDDMIVGLGTGSTTAYFIEYLGKLIMEEELEDVYGVPTSYQARLLALENGVPVVGLDEVDAIDIAVDGADEVDPHLNLIKGRGAALTMEKIIEYRAGTFLVLVDESKLVERLGQKVPVPIEVIPAAWRAIAEEIEVFNATAELRIASKKDGPVVTDNGNFILDARFHRIDDPLDLEIELNNIPGVVENGIFADIADIVLVGTREGIKRLER, from the coding sequence ATGGAGGAACTCAAAAGATCCGTCGCGAAGGAGGCGCTGAAGTTCATCGAGGACGACATGATAGTCGGCCTCGGCACGGGTTCGACCACCGCTTACTTCATAGAGTACCTCGGCAAGCTCATCATGGAAGAGGAACTTGAGGACGTCTACGGCGTCCCCACCTCCTATCAGGCCAGGCTCCTCGCCCTCGAGAACGGTGTTCCCGTTGTCGGCCTGGACGAGGTCGATGCGATCGATATAGCCGTCGATGGCGCCGACGAGGTTGATCCCCACCTCAACCTCATCAAAGGCCGCGGCGCTGCCCTCACCATGGAGAAGATAATCGAGTACAGGGCAGGGACTTTCCTCGTCCTCGTTGACGAGAGCAAGCTCGTCGAGAGGCTCGGCCAGAAGGTTCCAGTTCCCATCGAGGTCATCCCAGCAGCCTGGCGCGCCATAGCCGAGGAGATAGAGGTCTTCAACGCGACGGCAGAGCTGAGGATAGCGAGCAAGAAGGACGGGCCGGTCGTTACGGACAATGGCAACTTCATCCTCGACGCCAGGTTCCACCGCATAGACGACCCTCTTGACCTTGAGATAGAGCTCAACAACATCCCGGGCGTCGTTGAGAACGGCATCTTCGCGGACATAGCCGACATAGTCCTCGTTGGCACGAGAGAAGGCATCAAGAGGCTCGAGCGCTGA